A segment of the Amycolatopsis thermophila genome:
GATCGAGATGGAGCTGCTGCGGGACGTCCTGTCCCGGCCATTCCGGCGGCCGGTAGGACTCTGCCCGCTGGAAGGAGACGCGCACACCCCCCGGGCCGTTCAGGTCGGCCCAGTCGCCGTCGTCGTCCACCTTCGGCTCCGGCAGATCCAGCAGGCGCGCGTAGAACCCGGCCAGCTCCGCGGGATCGGGGCAGTCCAGAACGAT
Coding sequences within it:
- a CDS encoding VOC family protein, which translates into the protein MSAVPRLGAIVLDCPDPAELAGFYARLLDLPEPKVDDDGDWADLNGPGGVRVSFQRAESYRPPEWPGQDVPQQLHLDLDVTDLEAAHERALSLGAKLLDDAPRTFRVYADPAGHPFCLCAC